The genomic stretch GAAGCGCTTGTCGTCGTACCACTGCCAGTCCAGGTCAGGGGCCATCTCCAGGCTTTTCGGGTCGACGGGAACGTAACCGCCCTGTGGGCTGACATAATCGACCGTGTAGCCGGCCTTTTCGACTTTCTCGACAAAGTGAACGGCTTCACCCAGCCACAACCCGGTTGCCCGTTTGAGGGTTGGATACTTCGCTGTATTGGTCAACACCACCAGAATTTTCTTGCTCATGACCCTGCTCCCGTCGGCAACCTGAATGGGCCGGTGCTCCCTGGCCCGAGGGAAAACCTAAATAGCATAGCTGCCGCCAGCAAGTCCGCCATGGTGTGCCGGACGTGCTGTGCTAACTTGAATCCATCCACGGGCGCGCGTGCCAGGCTTGGCGGCGCTGTGGTCAACCCTGAGCATTGCTGGAGTCACGATATTGGTCGCAAACGGTACGCCACGCGAGCCTGCACCGCAGGTCATCCTGCATTCGCCTGCTTTGCCATCGATCGAGCCGATGGGCGAGCGGATAGCCCAGTTCGACTGGTGGCGTACCTCGCTTGGGCCATTGTCGCGCTGGCCTGCCTCGTTGCGCATTGCCGTGGACATGATGCACTTGTCGCCCTTCCCGTGTGCGGTGGTCTGGGGGCCAGACCTGTGTGTGGTGCATAACGACGGCTACCGGGCGTTGCGGGCATTACCGGATGCGCTGGGCATGGCGTTCGATACCCTGTGGAATGATATCTGGCCAGCAGTGGGGCCCTGGGTGTTCAAGGCACTGGAAGGCCACTCGAATTTTGTCGAAGACCCACCCCTGCGCATCGCCCGCAGTGAGGGGACCGAACCGCTATGGTGTGCATTCGGTTATGCACCCCTGCACGATGAGCTCGGTAACGTGGCCGGGTTTCTGCATACGGTGATCGAGACCACAGCCAGCGTCGAGGCGCACCGCCATTGGCGTGATCAGGTGCAGAACTTTGAGCGCCAGGTCGAGCGCCATGTGGCCGAGCGAGAGCAGTTCTGGTTGCTGTCGCGCGAAGCGATGATGATGCTCACCCCTGAATTGAAACTGCATGCCGCCAACCCGGCCTGGTACCGCATTCTGGGCTGGACACAAGAGCAGGTGCAGGAAATGTCGGTGATGGAACTGGTGCACCCGACAGAGCGTGCCGAAGTCCAATTGGCAATGTCCGGGCTGCTGCAATGCAGCCAGGCGGAGCAGTTGGAGATCCGCCTGCGACACCGCGATGGCCACTACCACTGGTTTCGCTGGAGCGCGCGGTTTGACGGCAGCCTGCTGACTGCGGTTGGCCGGGACATCACCGCAGACCGTGAAGAGGCGGCGCGCCAGGCAGAGGCGCTGATGCGCAACAACGAGCGCATGGAGGTGGTTGGCCAGTTGGCAGGTGGCATGGGCCATGAAATGAACAACTTGCTGTCCGGTATCGGTGGCAGCCTCGAACTGCTGCAACGGCGCCTGCAGGAGGGGCGGCTGGAGCGTGCTGGAGCCTACGTGGACGTTGCGCGCGACGCAGTGCAGCGGGCCATGGATCTGACCCATCGGTTGATCGCATTTTCCCGTCCTCAGCCATTGGCCCCTCGGCCACTGGACTTCAATCGGCAATTACCTCTGAGCGAACCTCTGTTGCTGCGAGCCTTGGGGGCAGAGATGCGTTTGCACTGGCAACTGGATGTTACGCCTTGGGCTGTGAGCCTGGATGTGCGCCAACTCGAGAATGCCTTGATCAACTTGTGTGCCAATGCGCGTGAAGCGTGCCTGGAACAGGGCAATGTCACCATCAGCAGCGTCAACGAACGGCTGACAGCCTTCTTTCCGGATGAAGGTGGCTTGCCGCCAGGCGACTACGTGGCCGTGCATGTCGAGGACGATGGCCATGGCATGTCAGCAGTGGATATCGCCAGGGCTTTTGAACCGTTCTACACCACCAAGCCGCTCGGTCGTGGGGCCGGGCTTGGTCTGTCGATGGTGTATGGCTTTGTCCGTCAGTCAGGCGGCTATGCCTGGATCGAGTCGACGCCGGAACAGGGCACCAAGGTTTCCATGCTTTTCCCGAGGAGCCATGAGCCGGTTCCCGATGAGCCTTTGCCAGTAGCCTTTTCGCAGCGCATGGCACGGGGCGAGCGCCTGCTGCTGGTGGATGATGAATTTGATCTGCGCGCGGTCATGCGCGAGTACCTGACTGAGCGTGGTTTTGATGTCACGGATGTGGGCGATGCCAATACCGCACTGGAGCGCTTCCGCAATGGCGGCCCTTTCGATCTGGTCATAACCGATATCGGTTTGCCAGGTGGATTCAGTGGCCGGCAAGTGGCCAAGGCCATGCGCATGCAGCTTGCACAACAGAAAATTTTGTTTATCACCGGTTATGCGGACCAGTCTATCGAAGCGCGATTGCTCGATCAGCCTGGCACGGCATTATTGAACAAGCCGTTTTCGCTGGCACACCTTGCCGATGAGGCGCTACGCATGCTTGACGCGTAGCGTTTCAAGGTTTGCCTAGAATCTGTGTCACTTGAGCCTGCAACTGCTGCAACTCGAACGGCTTGCAGATCAGGTGCATGCCCGCGCCCAGGAAGCCTTCACGGGCCATGGCTGTTTCCGCGTAACCGGTGATGAACAGCACCGGTAATTGTGGGCGCAGGCTGCGGGCAATTTCTGCCAGTTGCCGGCCGTTCATGCCGGGCAAGCCCACATCAGTGACCAGCAAATCCACCGGTTGTGCCGAGCGCAGCACATTCAGGCCCTCGTTGGCGTCGGCTGCGCTTTGGCAGGGGAAGCCGTTTTCGCGCAGCGCCTGGCAGAGCAGTTGGCGCACATGGGGATCGTCCTCGACAATCAGCACCTGTCGGCTGCAGCCGTCTTGCCTGGGGGGCACAGGCTCGCTGGAGGGCAGGGCCTGGTCGACATTGCGTGGCAAATACAGCTCCACCTGGGTTCCCTGGCCAATCTCGCTGCTGAGGGTGATATGCCCGTGGGACTGCTTGCTGAAGCCGTACACCATCGACAACCCCAGGCCAATGCCCTGGCCGGTCGCCTTGGTGCTGAAGAACGGCTCGAAGGCGTGCTCCAGCGTGCTTTGCGCCATGCCTTGGCCGCTGTCGATGATTCGCAGGCGCACATAGTCGCCGGTGCGCAAAGCGCCGTCACCGAACTGCTCGGTGGAGATGCGATGATTGCTTGCCTCGATGCGTAGCAGGCCACCGTTGGGCATGGCCTCGCTGGCATTGAGCAGCAGGTTGTCGAGGGCTTCTTGCAACTGCTGGTCATCCGCCTCCACGGGCCACAGGTTTTTAGCCGCGTGCACTTGCAGGGTTATTGCCGGGCTCAGGCAAGCCTTCAGGCGCTTTACATCGAGCAAGGTAGGCAGGTCTATACGTTGGCTGTGCAGCGATTGGCGGGAAGAGAAGGCAAGCAGGCGGTGGGTCAGGCGGGCAGCGCGCGAAACGGCCTCGCGGCCCATGCACAGAACGCCATCCAGGCCGTCGCTGCGGCCTTGGCGCAGTCGCCGCTGCACAAGTTCGAAACTGCCGCTGATGCTGGTGAGCAGGTTGTTGAAGTCATGGGCGACGCCGCCGGCCAGTTGGCCGATGGCCTCCATCTTGCGTGCCTGGCAGCGGGCGAATTCACTACGGTCCTGCTCTTTTTCCGGCGTTGAAGGCCGGCTGTCCAGGCGCTGCTGCATGCCATAGAGCTGGTCACGGGTGACGTACTGTCGCCGGCGGTTGCGTAGCGCGGACCGGGTCATGTGCAACAATTGGGCATTCTCGAAAGGCGCGACCAGCCATAGAAGATTGCCCACCGGATGATGACTCACGCCAGCTGCCGACCAGGCACCCTGGGTCACCAGCACAATGGGCAAATCCGACCAGCTCGGTTGCTGGTCGATGAATGCCTGTAGCAAGGCGCTTGGGCCTTGGTTGAACACCTGCTCGGCAATGATCGCCAAGCCTGCGCCTTCGGCCAGACGCGCCTGCAGGTTGGCCAGGTCGACCGCGCAGAGGCTGTTGATGCCCGCAGAAGTCAGCAGACGCGAGGTGTCCGCCGCCAGTTCTGGCGGTGCGAGGATCAAGGCACGTTCATCCAGCGCCAACGAACTGGCCAAAACGACTCTCCTTTAGGGTGGCCTGATACCCACTGGACCTTGCTACAACCTCAGGGTTCAACTGAATCCAGGTTCTGCCTACAGGCCTTGTTGCAGTGCAGGGTCGTCCGGGTTTTGGCGCTCCAGCTCGGCTAGCGATACTTGCACGTTCTGCAGTTGGCCGGACTCTTTCCAGTACTGGATCAGCAGCACCCGTGCCCGGCGATTGGCTGGCTGGCGATTGAGTATGGTTTCCAGTTGCTTCTGGGCGGCGTCGAGCTGGTCCAGCTGATGCAGGGTGACCGCCAGTGTGTAGCGGTAGTCGGCGTTGTCCGGGTCCAGTTCCACGGCGCGGGACAACGCCAGCAAGGCATACTCACGCTGTTCGTGACGATTGAGCCAAAGCCCTAGCTCATACTGCAGAAAGGCCGAGTCGGGGCTCAGCGCAAGGGCTTTGCCCAGGACCTGGCGGGAGGCATCGTGATGGCCCTGGCGCTCGAGCAGACGTACCTGAGTCGCCAAGGCTTCAAGGTTGCCGGGGGCGACCGCGAGCGCACGGTGCAGGGCCGCCGCGGCGTGCGTGTAGTCGTTTTCGTGCAGGTAAAGGCGCGCCAGGTGCACCTGGGCGTCGGCATCTTCGGGTTGTTGCTCCAGGGCCTGTTGGTATTGTTCCAGCGCTGATTGCAGCGGGCCGAAATAGAGGCCGATGGCGTCGGGATCGAGGCCCAGCAGGGCATCCACGGCGGCAAAGCGCACGCTTTGCTCACCGTCGTCCAGCAGCGGGCCGAGTACCAGGCTGCGCTGTGCGGGCGGTAACAGGCGGCGGATACT from Pseudomonas putida encodes the following:
- a CDS encoding response regulator, which codes for MASSLALDERALILAPPELAADTSRLLTSAGINSLCAVDLANLQARLAEGAGLAIIAEQVFNQGPSALLQAFIDQQPSWSDLPIVLVTQGAWSAAGVSHHPVGNLLWLVAPFENAQLLHMTRSALRNRRRQYVTRDQLYGMQQRLDSRPSTPEKEQDRSEFARCQARKMEAIGQLAGGVAHDFNNLLTSISGSFELVQRRLRQGRSDGLDGVLCMGREAVSRAARLTHRLLAFSSRQSLHSQRIDLPTLLDVKRLKACLSPAITLQVHAAKNLWPVEADDQQLQEALDNLLLNASEAMPNGGLLRIEASNHRISTEQFGDGALRTGDYVRLRIIDSGQGMAQSTLEHAFEPFFSTKATGQGIGLGLSMVYGFSKQSHGHITLSSEIGQGTQVELYLPRNVDQALPSSEPVPPRQDGCSRQVLIVEDDPHVRQLLCQALRENGFPCQSAADANEGLNVLRSAQPVDLLVTDVGLPGMNGRQLAEIARSLRPQLPVLFITGYAETAMAREGFLGAGMHLICKPFELQQLQAQVTQILGKP
- a CDS encoding tetratricopeptide repeat protein, with the protein product MPRRNRYLIALLLLVLVSALFGYLWRDAPPTPPNLPAHSYAKALRLAHDGQPGAARVLYQQLQRNDLPAIRRAALYAELPNYPSPQALKLARQDLEQADPLVRRAAIASIRRLLPPAQRSLVLGPLLDDGEQSVRFAAVDALLGLDPDAIGLYFGPLQSALEQYQQALEQQPEDADAQVHLARLYLHENDYTHAAAALHRALAVAPGNLEALATQVRLLERQGHHDASRQVLGKALALSPDSAFLQYELGLWLNRHEQREYALLALSRAVELDPDNADYRYTLAVTLHQLDQLDAAQKQLETILNRQPANRRARVLLIQYWKESGQLQNVQVSLAELERQNPDDPALQQGL
- a CDS encoding response regulator, which encodes MVANGTPREPAPQVILHSPALPSIEPMGERIAQFDWWRTSLGPLSRWPASLRIAVDMMHLSPFPCAVVWGPDLCVVHNDGYRALRALPDALGMAFDTLWNDIWPAVGPWVFKALEGHSNFVEDPPLRIARSEGTEPLWCAFGYAPLHDELGNVAGFLHTVIETTASVEAHRHWRDQVQNFERQVERHVAEREQFWLLSREAMMMLTPELKLHAANPAWYRILGWTQEQVQEMSVMELVHPTERAEVQLAMSGLLQCSQAEQLEIRLRHRDGHYHWFRWSARFDGSLLTAVGRDITADREEAARQAEALMRNNERMEVVGQLAGGMGHEMNNLLSGIGGSLELLQRRLQEGRLERAGAYVDVARDAVQRAMDLTHRLIAFSRPQPLAPRPLDFNRQLPLSEPLLLRALGAEMRLHWQLDVTPWAVSLDVRQLENALINLCANAREACLEQGNVTISSVNERLTAFFPDEGGLPPGDYVAVHVEDDGHGMSAVDIARAFEPFYTTKPLGRGAGLGLSMVYGFVRQSGGYAWIESTPEQGTKVSMLFPRSHEPVPDEPLPVAFSQRMARGERLLLVDDEFDLRAVMREYLTERGFDVTDVGDANTALERFRNGGPFDLVITDIGLPGGFSGRQVAKAMRMQLAQQKILFITGYADQSIEARLLDQPGTALLNKPFSLAHLADEALRMLDA